One Deinococcus cellulosilyticus NBRC 106333 = KACC 11606 genomic window carries:
- the galE gene encoding UDP-glucose 4-epimerase GalE, with product MKVLVTGGAGYIGSTICSALLDQGHTPIVLDSLIRGRQEFVQDRIFYQGDIADQDLIKRIFKDHPDIYATIHCAALILVPESTANPLGYYRANVQKSLDLFDALMQVGCDRVIFSSTASLYDVVEGFSVDEASPLKPSSPYSRTKLCMELALEDFTRAYDFRAITLRYFNPIGADPKLRSGQQLERVSHALDKIIEAHTLRQNFYITGTEWPTRDGSGIRDYIHVWDLAKAHIKAVLEFDRVFSEYTTEKYRVYNLGTGNGTTVFELVQAFENVIGHPIKKELAPPRPGDVAGAYANPARANTELGWYPESSLETAIELGLKWFEKRKAFLGLTF from the coding sequence ATGAAAGTACTGGTCACTGGAGGCGCAGGATACATCGGAAGCACCATCTGCTCGGCACTGCTCGATCAGGGACACACCCCAATTGTGCTGGACTCCCTGATTCGGGGCCGCCAGGAATTTGTGCAGGACCGGATCTTTTACCAGGGTGACATTGCAGATCAGGACCTGATCAAACGCATTTTCAAAGACCACCCGGACATTTACGCCACCATTCACTGTGCTGCACTGATTCTGGTGCCCGAATCCACCGCAAACCCGCTGGGGTACTACCGGGCCAATGTGCAGAAATCTCTTGACCTCTTTGATGCCCTGATGCAGGTGGGCTGTGACCGGGTGATCTTCAGTTCTACGGCCTCCCTCTATGATGTGGTGGAAGGCTTTTCTGTGGATGAAGCTTCTCCTCTCAAACCCAGCAGTCCTTATTCACGCACCAAACTCTGCATGGAACTGGCGCTGGAAGATTTCACCCGTGCGTATGATTTCCGTGCCATCACCCTGAGGTACTTCAACCCCATCGGTGCAGACCCCAAACTGCGCAGTGGACAGCAACTGGAGCGCGTTTCGCACGCCCTTGACAAGATCATCGAGGCACACACCCTGCGTCAGAACTTCTACATCACGGGCACCGAATGGCCCACCCGTGACGGTTCGGGAATCCGGGATTACATTCATGTCTGGGACCTGGCCAAAGCCCATATCAAAGCTGTCCTGGAGTTTGACCGGGTCTTCAGTGAGTACACCACTGAAAAGTACCGGGTGTACAACCTCGGGACCGGAAACGGCACCACGGTTTTCGAACTGGTGCAGGCTTTCGAAAATGTCATCGGGCATCCCATCAAAAAAGAGCTTGCCCCTCCTCGCCCTGGAGATGTGGCCGGAGCGTACGCCAACCCTGCACGGGCCAACACGGAACTCGGCTGGTACCCCGAAAGCAGTCTGGAAACCGCCATTGAACTGGGCCTCAAGTGGTTTGAAAAACGAAAAGCTTTTCTCGGGTTGACGTTCTGA